Proteins from a single region of Paramormyrops kingsleyae isolate MSU_618 chromosome 9, PKINGS_0.4, whole genome shotgun sequence:
- the rusc1 gene encoding uncharacterized protein rusc1 isoform X2: protein MLSSARPSVPPRPRYLDGHRRNNVVEPKSTSQGHRREEKSTKITSNSANSSSVSRGSKVSAEHHKPRGSHLGRSTAGQTRVAQGKNIPATSKLKPKVAHIAPGPSSVLDPNCNEPSLPCLCCDGHSPHDSNSLYNHNYNNNNTTAIRQHLHLQPAQPHTGVGAHQKAGDTQQNPRSAVSPSHNGLDTQQRGKSEQNEEQEINELDEGEDFDNNDDDEDEDTLVPSCHDCPPSLLEFSLSSSTSSSSTSISSCSDFESDCPDINTSSFLEMSSEKNLLNGSPTSQPQIIPMGANHTVPQPLPPYSPDEGYPSARSSPSSDYIEHKASLGQETSKVNLLTYLNSSSELSKMDYWSKVVEVAQWGMEGDIALQDRLSHLEKLTLVNKQVKITYLERIRDSGLDLDEEDLSDSLDGTGNMEVTWRLYRGDSICESQEFSDAGVDLSAPSDLDEPLQPDSLAPSPLQPPPRPPKPTLRNSESHTYVNINNNIPASTASSAMTSFQTVSPSLSSSMPEKTIPAPPPLPLAPSQPIPYFTFYSSPPTLASPPPPIPPPRRRHKARLEAQKFANLQDESTPLSLPPPTSRPPPLPPPPAAPSPPAIPPPPTLPPPPSFHALDAEIRKLLVLAGLTQAELLKLSPELGVCVTGVLEEGDGELSEVVRPQIREVSTEEMGQKHDRKQVPEEECGEGKKDEGGEMKGVRRESTVGEHEQDVLREGAVQEESREAFQTTSFTEMARRRRRNNVISNCSCTYGLDNHSNPDAYYSTTSTSVIASNHDISSHNTYDYTITMASSPPPPPPPRPLPPCPPKLPQPPPLPSLSLSTLSANKARPDRSDWLIAFSPDTETPPFGADRTPEVSPQKAKVGSKVTTFKELRFRSRQNPQPLVVQPEPDPTVITPDPDVLYNLKWRKEKADGDGSQWEYLPQVQSIFLQHQLPPPLPEKREVLPVSDAGGQSQSCPSQRIGCSASDSDLWSSGATGQDESWRKKEEDEGAVRGRADGGRKWESGTTVSSPPLSLALPSPQSFPYFLHPEPQIPPLYQAGAYRAPTRGTGQNSQGVASTGPISLSQIDSLYCADPESPIDSLYCTDENSNVDSLYCTDGNSNVDVVPSGDLDRKTLLCSYSADGEGCTDTEGCTTPYRNIEAIIYSKTKRQTETCRRQARLDDHQTTDVDENCNQLVLCPVVKGPCPDPPAWYFYSPKSCPLHQGASLRLSPIGAISPPQRWGLPSPGADVSRLHSPLFPRSRTLPALSAPLYCPFLHHPTSAIAPMKEPQAPILTKQTQLYTLIRSLSFAGSAQRGSSWMEDASKNPLRGQKLSSLCLEEKRALVSAVSVAVEAVLAQFSSSRTLVQKAQSGDSTINPALGRLVLQCLCPALRALLSDGLKPHQSDLITGRRPNSPWGLVQASTQPGPNTQALYALQGRIAELPQLRHARHRFNAFLLGLLNVKLLDYWLAHLQTCEDVLATYYLPTSFMRLSHSLCQPLFEELLLLLQPLSLLTFNLDLLFQHHHLDPSSPTPSPSPRSPDVGSTFHVSPKALVFGNRARLESVSEHDYGELEEAADSWGASSGTSEGKRAGGSREEEQACQSPTPRVKVGATSQLLWVQEKELLPPGQASLSKQATQVIQQGWGAVLRWGERLGQNWGSFNTSSQVTSGGTDPQALAQNVWLGESPGSVTQPDIISHQTHGDHPFDRTPAVPWGLGRLFGASRDPRSAQTHTSSTRRPSHWLAPGVSTLSRMVSPTLNPVPEDRGDVSEGTKETDGEEGNPRAYRSVRTLCDHSGTGAELSFQKGEELVVLGTVDHDWVRCRRGDMEGLVPIGYTSLIM from the exons ATGCTTTCATCTGcgcgtccctctgttcctccccGGCCGCGGTACTTAGATGGCCACAGACGTAATAATGTGGTAGAGCCCAAGTCTACCAGTCAGGGCCACCGGAGGGAAGAGAAAAGCACCAAGATCACATCAAATTCAGCAAATTCCTCTTCAGTGAGTCGAGGCAGTAAGGTATCTGCTGAACATCACAAACCTAGGGGTAGTCACCTTGGCCGATCTACTGCCGGCCAGACCAGGGTGGCCCAGGGCAAAAACATTCCAGCGACGTCAAAACTCAAACCAAAAGTAGCACATATAGCACCTGGTCCGAGTTCTGTTCTTGACCCGAATTGTAATGAGCCAAGTTTGCCGTGCCTGTGCTGCGATGGGCATTCACCTCACGATAGCAACAGCCTCTACAACCACaattataacaacaataatacgACTGCCATCAGGCAACATCTTCACCTACAGCCGGCACAGCCGCACACTGGGGTAGGTGCTCATCAAAAGGCTGGGGACACACAGCAGAATCCCAGAAGTGCAGTATCACCATCGCACAATGGCCTAGACACCCAACAGCGAGGAAAATCGGAACAGAATGAAGAACAGGAAATCAATGAACTTGATGAGGGAGAAGACTTcgataataatgatgatgatgaagacgAAGATACCCTGGTACCTTCTTGCCACGACTGCCCCCCCTCACTCCTAGAATTTTCCCTTTCCTCCTCTACCTCGTCTTCATCCACCTCCATCAGTAGCTGCTCAGATTTTGAGTCAGATTGCCCGGACATCAACACTTCCTCCTTCCTAGAGATGTCCTCAGAGAAAAACCTCCTAAATGGTTCCCCGACCTCCCAGCCCCAAATCATCCCAATGGGTGCCAACCACACTGTACCTCAACCTTTGCCTCCTTATTCCCCAGATGAAGGCTACCCGTCAGCTCGGTCCTCACCTTCTTCAGATTACATCGAGCATAAAGCATCATTAGGGCAAGAAACTTCAAAAGTGAATCTGCTAACCTACTTGAATTCCTCGAGCGAACTTAGCAAAATGGACTACTGGAGTAAAGTTGTTGAAGTTGCTCAATGGGGAATGGAGGGTGACATTGCATTGCAAGATCGACTTAGTCACCTGGAGAAGCTCACACTGGTGAACAAGCAAGTGAAGATAACTTATTTGGAAAGGATTCGAGATTCAGGTTTAGATTTGGATGAAGAAGACCTGTCTGATAGCCTGGATGGGACCGGAAACATGGAGGTTACCTGGAGGCTTTACAGAGGGGACAGTATCTGTGAGTCTCAGGAGTTCTCTGATGCGGGGGTTGACTTGAGTGCCCCCTCAGACTTAGATGAGCCCCTCCAACCAGACTCGCTGGCACCCTCTCCCCTGCAGCCACCCCCTAGGCCGCCTAAGCCAACTTTGCGAAACTCCGAGTCACACACATATGTTAATATAAACAACAACATTCCAGCATCAACTGCATCCTCCGCCATGACCAGCTTCCAGACTGTATCTCCGTCCTTGTCCTCCAGTATGCCAGAAAAGACCATTCCAGCACCTCCACCTCTTCCTCTTGCTCCATCTCAGCCAATTCCATATTTCACCTTCTATTCGTCCCCCCCCACTCTTGcttcacccccacctcccatCCCCCCTCCGCGGAGACGCCATAAGGCACGACTGGAAGCACAAAAGTTTGCCAATCTCCAGGACGAATCGACCCCTCTGTCGCTCCCCCCTCCCACTTCCCGTccacctcctcttcctcctcccccGGCTGCTCCATCTCCACCcgccatcccccctcccccaactctTCCACCTCCTCCCTCCTTTCATGCCCTGGATGCTGAGATCCGCAAGCTGCTTGTCCTGGCTGGACTCACGCAGGCCGAGCTCCTAAAACTGAGCCCCGAGTTGGGAGTGTGTGTCACAGGGGTGCTGGAGGAAGGCGATGGGGAGCTCTCTGAAGTGGTAAGGCCACAAATAAGAGAAGTCAGTACAGAAGAGATGGGCCAAAAACATGACAGGAAACAGGTACCGGAGGAGGAGTGTGGAGAGGGCAAGAAGGATGAAGGAGGTGAAATGAAGGGAGTGAGAAGAGAAAGCACTGTTGGAGAGCATGAGCAGGATGTGCTGAGAGAGGGAGCAGTGCAGGAAGAGAGCAGGGAGGCCTTCCAGACAACTTCATTCACCGAGATGGCAAGGAGGCGCAGGCGCAACAACGTCATTTCCAATTGCAGCTGCACATATGGCCTGGATAACCACTCAAACCCGGACGCTTACTACAGCACGACGAGCACCAGTGTCATCGCAAGCAACCATGACATTAGTTCTCACAACACTTACGATTACACCATTACAATGGCCTCATCTccgcccccacctccacctcctcGGCCCTTACCGCCTTGCCCTCCGAAACTgccccagccccctcccctcccctctctgTCATTGAGTACCCTCTCTGCAAATAAAGCTCGCCCGGAtcgctctgattggctgatagCCTTTTCTCCAGACACAGAGACACCTCCGTTTGGAGCCGACAGGACACCGGAGGTCAGTCCGCAGAAGGCGAAAGTGGGCTCGAAAGTCACCACTTTCAAAGAACTGAGATTTCGGAGCAGGCAGAACCCACAGCCACTTGTGGTCCAGCCAGAACCCGACCCGACAGTGATAACACCTGATCCAGATGTTTTGTACAACCTGAAGTGGAGAAAGGAGAAGGCTGACGGGGATGGCAGCCAGTGGGAGTACCTCCCACAGGTCCAGTCCATCTTCCTTCAGCACCAACTGCCTCCACCGCTGCCGGAGAAAAGGGAGGTGCTGCCGGTGAGCGACGCTGGGGGCCAGTCACAGTCCTGCCCCTCGCAACGCATAGGATGTTCGGCCAGCGACAGCGACCTGTGGAGCAGCGGGGCCACAGGACAGGATGAGAGCTGGAGGAAAAAAGAGGAGGATGAAGGGGCGGTGAGAGGAAGAGCTGACGGGGGCAGAAAATGGGAGTCAGGGACAACAG TGTCCTCACCCCCATTGTCCCTCGCCCTGCCCAGTCCACAATCCTTTCCCTACTTCCTGCACCCCGAACCCCAGATACCCCCGCTGTACCAGGCCGGTGCCTACAGGGCTCCGACCCGCGGCACTGGCCAGAACAGCCAGGGTGTGGCGTCCACTGGTCCGATTTCCCTGAGCCAGATTGACTCGCTGTACTGTGCAGATCCAGAGAGTCCTATAGATTCCTTGTACTGCACTGATGAGAACAGTAATGTGGACTCATTGTACTGCACTGACGGGAACAGTAATGTAGATGTAGTGCCCTCAGGGGACCTCGACAGAAAGACACTCCTGTGCAGTTACAGTGCCGACGGAGAGGGCTGCACTGACACTGAGGGCTGTACAACCCCATACCGAAATATAGAGGCCATTATTTACAGTAAGACAAAGAGACAGACTGAAACGTGCAGGAGGCAGGCCAGGCTAGACGATCACCAAACCACTGATGTGGATGAAAACTGTAATCAGTTGGTACTGTGTCCAGTAGTAAAAGGGCCCTGCCCAGACCCACCTGCTTGGTACTTTTATAGCCCCAAAAGCTGCCCCCTGCACCAAGGAGCTTCCCTGCGCCTCTCTCCCATCGGGGCGATTTCCCCCCCACAGAGGTGGGGGCTGCCATCCCCCGGGGCAGACGTGTCACGCTTGCACTCCCCTCTCTTCCCTCGCAGTCGTACCCTTCCTGCCCTCTCTGCTCCACTTTATTGCCCTTTTCTCCACCACCCCACTTCAGCTATTGCCCCTATGAAGGAGCCCCAAGCCCCAATTCTCACCAAGCAGACACAGCTATACACCCTGA TCCGCAGCCTGTCCTTCGCCGGCTCGGCTCAGAGGGGCAGCTCCTGGATGGAAGATGCTTCGAAGAACCCCCTCCGAGGTCAGAAGCTATCCTCTCTGTGCCTGGAGGAAAAGAGAG CTCTTGTCAGCGCCGTCAGCGTGGCAGTGGAGGCCGTCCTCGCTCAGTTCAGCTCCTCTCGAACCCTGGTCCAGAAG GCCCAGTCGGGGGACAGCACCATCAACCCAGCCCTAGGTCGCCTGGTACTGCAGTGCCTGTGCCCTGCCCTCCGGGCCCTGCTTTCGGATGGCCTCAAGCCCCACCAGAGTGACCTGATCACAGGCAGGCGGCCAAATTCTCCCTGGGGCCTGGTGCAGGCCTCCACACAGCCAG GCCCCAACACCCAGGCCCTGTACGCTCTCCAGGGTCGAATTGCTGAACTGCCCCAGCTCAGACACGCCCGTCATCGCTTCAACGCCTTCCTGCTCGGCCTGCTCAA TGTGAAACTGCTTGATTACTGGCTGGCCCACCTGCAGACTTGTGAGG ATGTCCTGGCCACTTACTATCTGCCCACCTCCTTCATGCGCCTCTCCCACTCCCTCTGTCAGCCCCTCTTCGAGGagctcctgctgctcctgcagCCCCTGTCGCTTCTCACCTTCAACCTCGACCTCCTTTTCCAGCACCACCACCTAGATCCTTCGTCCCCGACGCCCTCCCCATCCCCCCGCAGCCCAGACGTGGGCAGCACTTTCCATGTCTCCCCCAAAGCATTGGTCTTCGGTAACAGGGCTCGTCTTGAGAGTGTCTCAGAGCATGATTacggggagctggaggaggctgCGGACAGCTGGGGAGCGAGCTCCGGCACCTCCGAGGGTAAGAGGGCTGGTGGTAGTCgggaggaggagcaggcctGCCAGAGCCCCACCCCGAGAGTGAAGGTGGGGGCCACCAGCCAGCTGCTGTGGGTGCAGGAGAAAGAGCTTCTGCCCCCAGGTCAGGCCAGCCTGTCCAAGCAGGCCACCCAAGTCATCCagcagggctggggggctgTGCTGCGTTGGGGGGAGAGGCTGGGGCAGAACTGGGGCAGTTTTAACACATCCTCGCAAGTGACCTCAGGGGGGACTGACCCCCAAGCTCTCGCCCAGAATGTCTGGCTGGGCGAATCCCCTGGCAGCGTCACCCAGCCGGACATCATCAGTCATCAGACACATGGAGACCATCCATTTGACAGGACCCCGGCCGTTCCCTGGGGCTTGGGTAGGCTTTTTGGAGCCTCCAGGGATCCCCGAAGTGCTCAGACGCACACGTCGTCCACCAG ACGTCCATCCCACTGGTTGGCCCCAGGAGTGTCAACGCTGAGCCGCATGGTGAGCCCCACGCTAAACCCGGTGCCTGAAGACAGAGGGGACGTGTCCGAGGGGACGAAGGAGACGGACGGGGAGGAGGGAAATCCGAGAGCCTACAG GTCAGTGCGAACTCTCTGTGACCATTCAGGTACAGGGGCTGAGCTGAGCTTCCAGAAGGGGGAGGAGCTCGTGGTGCTAGGCACTGTCGACCACGACTGGGTTCGCTGTCGTCGGGGCGACATGGAGGGGCTTGTTCCTATTGGCTATACCTccctgatcatgtga
- the rusc1 gene encoding uncharacterized protein rusc1 isoform X1 yields the protein MLSSARPSVPPRPRYLDGHRRNNVVEPKSTSQGHRREEKSTKITSNSANSSSVSRGSKVSAEHHKPRGSHLGRSTAGQTRVAQGKNIPATSKLKPKVAHIAPGPSSVLDPNCNEPSLPCLCCDGHSPHDSNSLYNHNYNNNNTTAIRQHLHLQPAQPHTGVGAHQKAGDTQQNPRSAVSPSHNGLDTQQRGKSEQNEEQEINELDEGEDFDNNDDDEDEDTLVPSCHDCPPSLLEFSLSSSTSSSSTSISSCSDFESDCPDINTSSFLEMSSEKNLLNGSPTSQPQIIPMGANHTVPQPLPPYSPDEGYPSARSSPSSDYIEHKASLGQETSKVNLLTYLNSSSELSKMDYWSKVVEVAQWGMEGDIALQDRLSHLEKLTLVNKQVKITYLERIRDSGLDLDEEDLSDSLDGTGNMEVTWRLYRGDSICESQEFSDAGVDLSAPSDLDEPLQPDSLAPSPLQPPPRPPKPTLRNSESHTYVNINNNIPASTASSAMTSFQTVSPSLSSSMPEKTIPAPPPLPLAPSQPIPYFTFYSSPPTLASPPPPIPPPRRRHKARLEAQKFANLQDESTPLSLPPPTSRPPPLPPPPAAPSPPAIPPPPTLPPPPSFHALDAEIRKLLVLAGLTQAELLKLSPELGVCVTGVLEEGDGELSEVVRPQIREVSTEEMGQKHDRKQVPEEECGEGKKDEGGEMKGVRRESTVGEHEQDVLREGAVQEESREAFQTTSFTEMARRRRRNNVISNCSCTYGLDNHSNPDAYYSTTSTSVIASNHDISSHNTYDYTITMASSPPPPPPPRPLPPCPPKLPQPPPLPSLSLSTLSANKARPDRSDWLIAFSPDTETPPFGADRTPEVSPQKAKVGSKVTTFKELRFRSRQNPQPLVVQPEPDPTVITPDPDVLYNLKWRKEKADGDGSQWEYLPQVQSIFLQHQLPPPLPEKREVLPVSDAGGQSQSCPSQRIGCSASDSDLWSSGATGQDESWRKKEEDEGAVRGRADGGRKWESGTTVSSPPLSLALPSPQSFPYFLHPEPQIPPLYQAGAYRAPTRGTGQNSQGVASTGPISLSQIDSLYCADPESPIDSLYCTDENSNVDSLYCTDGNSNVDVVPSGDLDRKTLLCSYSADGEGCTDTEGCTTPYRNIEAIIYSKTKRQTETCRRQARLDDHQTTDVDENCNQLVLCPVVKGPCPDPPAWYFYSPKSCPLHQGASLRLSPIGAISPPQRWGLPSPGADVSRLHSPLFPRSRTLPALSAPLYCPFLHHPTSAIAPMKEPQAPILTKQTQLYTLIRSLSFAGSAQRGSSWMEDASKNPLRGQKLSSLCLEEKRALVSAVSVAVEAVLAQFSSSRTLVQKAQSGDSTINPALGRLVLQCLCPALRALLSDGLKPHQSDLITGRRPNSPWGLVQASTQPGPNTQALYALQGRIAELPQLRHARHRFNAFLLGLLNVKLLDYWLAHLQTCEDVLATYYLPTSFMRLSHSLCQPLFEELLLLLQPLSLLTFNLDLLFQHHHLDPSSPTPSPSPRSPDVGSTFHVSPKALVFGNRARLESVSEHDYGELEEAADSWGASSGTSEGKRAGGSREEEQACQSPTPRVKVGATSQLLWVQEKELLPPGQASLSKQATQVIQQGWGAVLRWGERLGQNWGSFNTSSQVTSGGTDPQALAQNVWLGESPGSVTQPDIISHQTHGDHPFDRTPAVPWGLGRLFGASRDPRSAQTHTSSTSVSPVLPALSRRRPSHWLAPGVSTLSRMVSPTLNPVPEDRGDVSEGTKETDGEEGNPRAYRSVRTLCDHSGTGAELSFQKGEELVVLGTVDHDWVRCRRGDMEGLVPIGYTSLIM from the exons ATGCTTTCATCTGcgcgtccctctgttcctccccGGCCGCGGTACTTAGATGGCCACAGACGTAATAATGTGGTAGAGCCCAAGTCTACCAGTCAGGGCCACCGGAGGGAAGAGAAAAGCACCAAGATCACATCAAATTCAGCAAATTCCTCTTCAGTGAGTCGAGGCAGTAAGGTATCTGCTGAACATCACAAACCTAGGGGTAGTCACCTTGGCCGATCTACTGCCGGCCAGACCAGGGTGGCCCAGGGCAAAAACATTCCAGCGACGTCAAAACTCAAACCAAAAGTAGCACATATAGCACCTGGTCCGAGTTCTGTTCTTGACCCGAATTGTAATGAGCCAAGTTTGCCGTGCCTGTGCTGCGATGGGCATTCACCTCACGATAGCAACAGCCTCTACAACCACaattataacaacaataatacgACTGCCATCAGGCAACATCTTCACCTACAGCCGGCACAGCCGCACACTGGGGTAGGTGCTCATCAAAAGGCTGGGGACACACAGCAGAATCCCAGAAGTGCAGTATCACCATCGCACAATGGCCTAGACACCCAACAGCGAGGAAAATCGGAACAGAATGAAGAACAGGAAATCAATGAACTTGATGAGGGAGAAGACTTcgataataatgatgatgatgaagacgAAGATACCCTGGTACCTTCTTGCCACGACTGCCCCCCCTCACTCCTAGAATTTTCCCTTTCCTCCTCTACCTCGTCTTCATCCACCTCCATCAGTAGCTGCTCAGATTTTGAGTCAGATTGCCCGGACATCAACACTTCCTCCTTCCTAGAGATGTCCTCAGAGAAAAACCTCCTAAATGGTTCCCCGACCTCCCAGCCCCAAATCATCCCAATGGGTGCCAACCACACTGTACCTCAACCTTTGCCTCCTTATTCCCCAGATGAAGGCTACCCGTCAGCTCGGTCCTCACCTTCTTCAGATTACATCGAGCATAAAGCATCATTAGGGCAAGAAACTTCAAAAGTGAATCTGCTAACCTACTTGAATTCCTCGAGCGAACTTAGCAAAATGGACTACTGGAGTAAAGTTGTTGAAGTTGCTCAATGGGGAATGGAGGGTGACATTGCATTGCAAGATCGACTTAGTCACCTGGAGAAGCTCACACTGGTGAACAAGCAAGTGAAGATAACTTATTTGGAAAGGATTCGAGATTCAGGTTTAGATTTGGATGAAGAAGACCTGTCTGATAGCCTGGATGGGACCGGAAACATGGAGGTTACCTGGAGGCTTTACAGAGGGGACAGTATCTGTGAGTCTCAGGAGTTCTCTGATGCGGGGGTTGACTTGAGTGCCCCCTCAGACTTAGATGAGCCCCTCCAACCAGACTCGCTGGCACCCTCTCCCCTGCAGCCACCCCCTAGGCCGCCTAAGCCAACTTTGCGAAACTCCGAGTCACACACATATGTTAATATAAACAACAACATTCCAGCATCAACTGCATCCTCCGCCATGACCAGCTTCCAGACTGTATCTCCGTCCTTGTCCTCCAGTATGCCAGAAAAGACCATTCCAGCACCTCCACCTCTTCCTCTTGCTCCATCTCAGCCAATTCCATATTTCACCTTCTATTCGTCCCCCCCCACTCTTGcttcacccccacctcccatCCCCCCTCCGCGGAGACGCCATAAGGCACGACTGGAAGCACAAAAGTTTGCCAATCTCCAGGACGAATCGACCCCTCTGTCGCTCCCCCCTCCCACTTCCCGTccacctcctcttcctcctcccccGGCTGCTCCATCTCCACCcgccatcccccctcccccaactctTCCACCTCCTCCCTCCTTTCATGCCCTGGATGCTGAGATCCGCAAGCTGCTTGTCCTGGCTGGACTCACGCAGGCCGAGCTCCTAAAACTGAGCCCCGAGTTGGGAGTGTGTGTCACAGGGGTGCTGGAGGAAGGCGATGGGGAGCTCTCTGAAGTGGTAAGGCCACAAATAAGAGAAGTCAGTACAGAAGAGATGGGCCAAAAACATGACAGGAAACAGGTACCGGAGGAGGAGTGTGGAGAGGGCAAGAAGGATGAAGGAGGTGAAATGAAGGGAGTGAGAAGAGAAAGCACTGTTGGAGAGCATGAGCAGGATGTGCTGAGAGAGGGAGCAGTGCAGGAAGAGAGCAGGGAGGCCTTCCAGACAACTTCATTCACCGAGATGGCAAGGAGGCGCAGGCGCAACAACGTCATTTCCAATTGCAGCTGCACATATGGCCTGGATAACCACTCAAACCCGGACGCTTACTACAGCACGACGAGCACCAGTGTCATCGCAAGCAACCATGACATTAGTTCTCACAACACTTACGATTACACCATTACAATGGCCTCATCTccgcccccacctccacctcctcGGCCCTTACCGCCTTGCCCTCCGAAACTgccccagccccctcccctcccctctctgTCATTGAGTACCCTCTCTGCAAATAAAGCTCGCCCGGAtcgctctgattggctgatagCCTTTTCTCCAGACACAGAGACACCTCCGTTTGGAGCCGACAGGACACCGGAGGTCAGTCCGCAGAAGGCGAAAGTGGGCTCGAAAGTCACCACTTTCAAAGAACTGAGATTTCGGAGCAGGCAGAACCCACAGCCACTTGTGGTCCAGCCAGAACCCGACCCGACAGTGATAACACCTGATCCAGATGTTTTGTACAACCTGAAGTGGAGAAAGGAGAAGGCTGACGGGGATGGCAGCCAGTGGGAGTACCTCCCACAGGTCCAGTCCATCTTCCTTCAGCACCAACTGCCTCCACCGCTGCCGGAGAAAAGGGAGGTGCTGCCGGTGAGCGACGCTGGGGGCCAGTCACAGTCCTGCCCCTCGCAACGCATAGGATGTTCGGCCAGCGACAGCGACCTGTGGAGCAGCGGGGCCACAGGACAGGATGAGAGCTGGAGGAAAAAAGAGGAGGATGAAGGGGCGGTGAGAGGAAGAGCTGACGGGGGCAGAAAATGGGAGTCAGGGACAACAG TGTCCTCACCCCCATTGTCCCTCGCCCTGCCCAGTCCACAATCCTTTCCCTACTTCCTGCACCCCGAACCCCAGATACCCCCGCTGTACCAGGCCGGTGCCTACAGGGCTCCGACCCGCGGCACTGGCCAGAACAGCCAGGGTGTGGCGTCCACTGGTCCGATTTCCCTGAGCCAGATTGACTCGCTGTACTGTGCAGATCCAGAGAGTCCTATAGATTCCTTGTACTGCACTGATGAGAACAGTAATGTGGACTCATTGTACTGCACTGACGGGAACAGTAATGTAGATGTAGTGCCCTCAGGGGACCTCGACAGAAAGACACTCCTGTGCAGTTACAGTGCCGACGGAGAGGGCTGCACTGACACTGAGGGCTGTACAACCCCATACCGAAATATAGAGGCCATTATTTACAGTAAGACAAAGAGACAGACTGAAACGTGCAGGAGGCAGGCCAGGCTAGACGATCACCAAACCACTGATGTGGATGAAAACTGTAATCAGTTGGTACTGTGTCCAGTAGTAAAAGGGCCCTGCCCAGACCCACCTGCTTGGTACTTTTATAGCCCCAAAAGCTGCCCCCTGCACCAAGGAGCTTCCCTGCGCCTCTCTCCCATCGGGGCGATTTCCCCCCCACAGAGGTGGGGGCTGCCATCCCCCGGGGCAGACGTGTCACGCTTGCACTCCCCTCTCTTCCCTCGCAGTCGTACCCTTCCTGCCCTCTCTGCTCCACTTTATTGCCCTTTTCTCCACCACCCCACTTCAGCTATTGCCCCTATGAAGGAGCCCCAAGCCCCAATTCTCACCAAGCAGACACAGCTATACACCCTGA TCCGCAGCCTGTCCTTCGCCGGCTCGGCTCAGAGGGGCAGCTCCTGGATGGAAGATGCTTCGAAGAACCCCCTCCGAGGTCAGAAGCTATCCTCTCTGTGCCTGGAGGAAAAGAGAG CTCTTGTCAGCGCCGTCAGCGTGGCAGTGGAGGCCGTCCTCGCTCAGTTCAGCTCCTCTCGAACCCTGGTCCAGAAG GCCCAGTCGGGGGACAGCACCATCAACCCAGCCCTAGGTCGCCTGGTACTGCAGTGCCTGTGCCCTGCCCTCCGGGCCCTGCTTTCGGATGGCCTCAAGCCCCACCAGAGTGACCTGATCACAGGCAGGCGGCCAAATTCTCCCTGGGGCCTGGTGCAGGCCTCCACACAGCCAG GCCCCAACACCCAGGCCCTGTACGCTCTCCAGGGTCGAATTGCTGAACTGCCCCAGCTCAGACACGCCCGTCATCGCTTCAACGCCTTCCTGCTCGGCCTGCTCAA TGTGAAACTGCTTGATTACTGGCTGGCCCACCTGCAGACTTGTGAGG ATGTCCTGGCCACTTACTATCTGCCCACCTCCTTCATGCGCCTCTCCCACTCCCTCTGTCAGCCCCTCTTCGAGGagctcctgctgctcctgcagCCCCTGTCGCTTCTCACCTTCAACCTCGACCTCCTTTTCCAGCACCACCACCTAGATCCTTCGTCCCCGACGCCCTCCCCATCCCCCCGCAGCCCAGACGTGGGCAGCACTTTCCATGTCTCCCCCAAAGCATTGGTCTTCGGTAACAGGGCTCGTCTTGAGAGTGTCTCAGAGCATGATTacggggagctggaggaggctgCGGACAGCTGGGGAGCGAGCTCCGGCACCTCCGAGGGTAAGAGGGCTGGTGGTAGTCgggaggaggagcaggcctGCCAGAGCCCCACCCCGAGAGTGAAGGTGGGGGCCACCAGCCAGCTGCTGTGGGTGCAGGAGAAAGAGCTTCTGCCCCCAGGTCAGGCCAGCCTGTCCAAGCAGGCCACCCAAGTCATCCagcagggctggggggctgTGCTGCGTTGGGGGGAGAGGCTGGGGCAGAACTGGGGCAGTTTTAACACATCCTCGCAAGTGACCTCAGGGGGGACTGACCCCCAAGCTCTCGCCCAGAATGTCTGGCTGGGCGAATCCCCTGGCAGCGTCACCCAGCCGGACATCATCAGTCATCAGACACATGGAGACCATCCATTTGACAGGACCCCGGCCGTTCCCTGGGGCTTGGGTAGGCTTTTTGGAGCCTCCAGGGATCCCCGAAGTGCTCAGACGCACACGTCGTCCACCAG tgtgtcccctgtcctCCCCGCCCTATCTCGAAGACGTCCATCCCACTGGTTGGCCCCAGGAGTGTCAACGCTGAGCCGCATGGTGAGCCCCACGCTAAACCCGGTGCCTGAAGACAGAGGGGACGTGTCCGAGGGGACGAAGGAGACGGACGGGGAGGAGGGAAATCCGAGAGCCTACAG GTCAGTGCGAACTCTCTGTGACCATTCAGGTACAGGGGCTGAGCTGAGCTTCCAGAAGGGGGAGGAGCTCGTGGTGCTAGGCACTGTCGACCACGACTGGGTTCGCTGTCGTCGGGGCGACATGGAGGGGCTTGTTCCTATTGGCTATACCTccctgatcatgtga